A stretch of the Veillonella parvula DSM 2008 genome encodes the following:
- a CDS encoding S-adenosylmethionine decarboxylase family protein → MAEALGQELLIDLYSCDEDAISSATAVQESVATAFDLAELDVDEISCQVMDEEIALLSVAPGFHFTLHTYPALGYVAVDLYSFEQTLPLTLIMKALRKSFRAEKVKATSVQRGDFGNERDMKPRRKTKITTLGRVSRTRIQLKQTGGKLKKQSAKVIKTLAKKSGLKK, encoded by the coding sequence ATGGCAGAAGCATTAGGACAAGAACTGTTAATTGATTTATATTCCTGCGATGAAGACGCAATTTCATCCGCTACAGCTGTACAGGAAAGTGTAGCAACCGCATTTGACTTAGCTGAACTTGATGTAGATGAAATCAGTTGTCAGGTTATGGACGAGGAAATCGCCCTCCTTTCTGTCGCACCAGGTTTTCACTTTACATTGCACACATATCCTGCACTTGGTTATGTAGCAGTTGATTTGTATTCCTTCGAGCAAACATTACCGCTTACGTTAATTATGAAAGCCTTACGTAAATCTTTTAGAGCTGAAAAAGTAAAGGCAACAAGTGTGCAACGTGGCGACTTTGGTAACGAACGTGATATGAAGCCACGTCGCAAAACTAAGATTACTACACTTGGTCGTGTTTCTCGTACACGTATCCAACTCAAACAAACAGGAGGCAAGTTGAAAAAACAAAGTGCTAAGGTTATCAAAACATTAGCTAAAAAGAGTGGCCTAAAAAAATAA
- a CDS encoding HAD hydrolase-like protein — MKKTILFDLDGTLTDSQEGILKSIKFALEHFGYTVPDEETLQLFLGPPLVDAFQEYCGLTFEQAEETYFKFRERYGTIGKFENKVYPNIVDLLAKCKTEQYTIAVATAKPEHYAKDILDHFELTPYFDVIVGANYEAGLLHKKEILEKALTLCGNPLTDENGRRLTFMVGDRKYDVEAANELGCISIGVTYGYGTESELKEADAEYICDDVDEIADVLNLEEMMVRR; from the coding sequence ATGAAGAAAACGATATTATTTGATTTAGATGGAACCTTAACTGACTCTCAAGAAGGTATTCTTAAAAGCATTAAATTTGCATTGGAACATTTCGGTTATACTGTACCTGATGAAGAAACATTACAATTGTTCTTAGGACCACCATTGGTAGATGCTTTCCAAGAATATTGTGGTCTGACCTTTGAGCAAGCGGAAGAAACATACTTTAAATTCCGTGAACGTTATGGTACCATTGGTAAATTTGAAAATAAAGTATATCCGAATATTGTAGACTTATTGGCTAAATGCAAAACTGAACAATATACTATAGCTGTAGCTACTGCAAAACCAGAACATTATGCTAAAGATATTCTTGATCACTTCGAATTGACACCATACTTTGATGTTATTGTTGGTGCTAATTACGAAGCGGGATTGTTACACAAAAAAGAAATTCTTGAAAAAGCTCTCACGCTATGTGGTAACCCATTAACTGATGAAAATGGTCGTCGATTGACATTCATGGTTGGAGATCGTAAGTACGATGTAGAAGCAGCTAATGAACTTGGCTGTATCTCCATCGGTGTTACCTATGGTTACGGTACAGAATCTGAGTTAAAAGAAGCGGATGCTGAATATATCTGTGATGATGTTGATGAAATTGCTGATGTTCTCAATCTTGAAGAAATGATGGTTCGTAGATAA
- the sufU gene encoding Fe-S cluster assembly sulfur transfer protein SufU gives MEMDQLYTELILEHNQDKRNKHELSEFTNSEHGHNPSCGDDLILQLNVVDGIIKDAAYTGSGCAISQASASMMIDIIKGKSVEEALRLVEIFLGMIKKEITDENELEELEDAMALQNISNMPARVKCAVLAWHTLKEALKK, from the coding sequence ATGGAAATGGATCAATTATATACGGAACTTATTTTGGAACATAACCAAGATAAACGTAATAAGCATGAATTATCTGAATTTACAAATTCTGAACATGGACATAACCCTAGTTGTGGTGATGATCTAATATTACAACTCAATGTAGTAGATGGTATCATTAAAGATGCTGCATATACAGGTTCTGGTTGTGCTATTAGCCAAGCATCTGCATCTATGATGATTGATATCATTAAAGGCAAATCTGTTGAAGAAGCGCTTCGTTTGGTAGAAATTTTCTTAGGTATGATTAAAAAAGAAATTACCGATGAAAATGAGTTAGAAGAATTGGAAGATGCTATGGCATTACAAAATATTTCTAATATGCCAGCACGTGTGAAATGTGCAGTTCTTGCATGGCATACATTGAAAGAGGCTTTAAAGAAATAA
- a CDS encoding SufS family cysteine desulfurase, translated as MRPIAEAYKDFPILHKEHNGHRVIYLDSGATAQIPQSVIDRVVEHMTQRNGNPHRGSHILAIEASEDYENARDRVVEFINAREREEVIFTRNSTESMNLIAHSYGLHNVKKGDKIVITVAEHHANLVTWQYVAEQTGATLEYMYLDEHGHLKDGEINKIDEKTKIVAFAHVSNVLGMEFPVKELTEKAHSVGAIVVLDGAQSTPHKKIDVQALDCDFFVFSGHKMCASQGIGVLYGKRDLLETMPPFLLGGDMIEYVKEQTATFNELPYKFEAGTPNADGAVSLHAAIDYLESFGMDAIEAYEEELVAYILPKIVELPHVHVIGSQNPKEKHGVIAFTVDDVHPHDVATILDSKGICVRSGHHCAQPLGAFYNVSASTRLSMYLYTRKEDLDAFLEVLKTVRSVMGFKD; from the coding sequence ATGAGACCAATTGCAGAAGCATACAAAGACTTTCCTATATTACATAAAGAGCATAATGGGCATCGTGTTATCTATTTAGATAGCGGTGCTACTGCTCAAATTCCACAGTCCGTAATTGACCGTGTTGTGGAACATATGACACAACGTAATGGTAACCCACATCGTGGTTCTCATATTTTAGCCATTGAAGCATCTGAAGACTATGAAAATGCACGGGATCGCGTAGTTGAATTTATCAATGCTCGCGAACGCGAAGAGGTTATATTTACACGTAATAGTACGGAGTCAATGAACTTGATTGCCCACAGCTATGGCCTTCATAATGTGAAAAAAGGTGACAAGATTGTCATTACTGTTGCTGAACATCATGCGAATCTTGTAACATGGCAATATGTGGCAGAACAGACGGGGGCAACCTTAGAATACATGTATCTTGATGAACATGGGCACTTAAAAGATGGTGAAATCAATAAAATTGATGAAAAGACTAAAATTGTTGCTTTCGCTCATGTTAGTAACGTGCTTGGTATGGAATTCCCAGTAAAAGAATTAACTGAGAAGGCTCACTCTGTAGGTGCTATTGTTGTTCTAGACGGTGCTCAATCTACACCTCATAAAAAAATTGACGTACAAGCATTGGATTGCGATTTCTTCGTATTCTCTGGCCATAAAATGTGTGCATCTCAAGGGATTGGTGTACTATACGGTAAACGTGACTTATTAGAAACTATGCCTCCATTCCTATTGGGTGGCGATATGATTGAGTATGTAAAAGAACAAACTGCTACATTCAATGAGCTTCCATATAAGTTTGAGGCAGGTACTCCAAATGCTGATGGTGCTGTTTCCTTGCATGCAGCTATTGATTATTTGGAATCCTTTGGAATGGATGCTATAGAAGCCTATGAAGAGGAGTTAGTAGCTTATATTCTTCCTAAGATTGTTGAATTGCCACATGTCCATGTTATTGGTTCTCAAAATCCTAAGGAAAAACATGGCGTTATTGCGTTTACTGTAGATGATGTACATCCTCATGACGTAGCTACGATTTTGGATTCTAAGGGGATTTGCGTTCGTTCCGGTCACCATTGTGCACAACCATTAGGTGCGTTCTACAATGTATCCGCATCTACTCGTTTAAGTATGTACTTATACACTCGCAAGGAAGATTTAGACGCATTCCTTGAAGTATTAAAGACTGTTCGTTCAGTAATGGGTTTTAAAGATTAG
- a CDS encoding SufB/SufD family protein — MSELLFNELPRPTFRWLRVNHTVSSLAGEDTAVQSIAVEANKDILSPLPVGTALLDGNYEGANKEAVQVLVEKAEGYAINVPPKAKEVVGIRIDANARVANRFQFIVGEGAELEVQFYVTGSGDALINVSYLNEYDVKEAGKVVVKKVNLLPEHVQHIEHRYTKLEEKADVEYINIEIGGSENILNYYHDLVGQESRMVHDIAYLGNKEQKFDISMVMSHGGKKSFSDIHTLGALSGNSKKSFRGTLDFLNGATASEGAEEDTCLLLDPTVKSVSLPLLLCKEDNVVGNHAASAGQIDHNKLFYIMSRGFSEVEAKHIIVESMIRPIIDRIGDETIEEAALAAVRNKI; from the coding sequence ATGAGCGAATTACTATTTAATGAACTCCCTAGACCGACATTCAGATGGTTGCGCGTTAATCATACTGTAAGCTCTCTAGCTGGAGAAGATACAGCGGTACAATCCATCGCTGTGGAAGCGAATAAAGATATACTTTCACCATTACCTGTTGGTACAGCATTACTAGATGGTAATTATGAAGGTGCTAATAAAGAAGCTGTTCAAGTATTAGTTGAAAAAGCGGAAGGCTATGCTATCAATGTGCCTCCTAAGGCGAAAGAAGTTGTAGGTATCCGCATTGATGCTAATGCTCGTGTGGCAAACCGTTTCCAATTTATCGTTGGTGAAGGTGCTGAACTAGAAGTGCAATTTTATGTAACGGGCTCTGGGGATGCATTGATAAATGTTAGTTATTTAAACGAATACGATGTGAAAGAAGCTGGTAAGGTTGTAGTAAAAAAGGTAAATCTTTTGCCTGAACATGTACAACATATCGAGCATCGATACACTAAATTAGAAGAAAAAGCAGATGTAGAATACATCAATATTGAAATTGGTGGCAGTGAAAACATCTTGAATTACTATCATGATTTAGTAGGTCAAGAATCCCGTATGGTTCATGACATTGCTTATCTTGGTAATAAAGAGCAAAAATTTGATATTTCTATGGTTATGAGTCATGGTGGTAAAAAATCATTTAGTGATATTCATACCTTAGGTGCTCTTAGTGGCAATTCTAAAAAATCCTTCAGAGGGACCCTTGATTTTCTTAATGGAGCAACAGCTTCTGAAGGTGCGGAAGAAGATACTTGCTTATTGTTAGATCCAACTGTAAAATCTGTTTCGTTACCACTTTTATTGTGTAAAGAAGATAATGTAGTTGGTAATCATGCAGCAAGTGCAGGCCAAATTGATCATAATAAATTGTTCTATATCATGAGCCGTGGCTTTAGTGAGGTAGAGGCAAAACATATCATTGTTGAATCTATGATTCGACCTATTATTGATCGCATTGGTGATGAAACGATTGAAGAAGCAGCGTTAGCAGCTGTACGTAATAAAATTTAA
- the sufB gene encoding Fe-S cluster assembly protein SufB: MEERKKTQVADMDRGVYDIKNEFEYSYISDAGLTEDIIREIWSNKNEPEWMLDFRLKSLEIYNRMGIPNWIPDISGLDMANIHTYVKPKVDMKENWDEVPEEIKSTFDRLGIPEAEKTSLAGVGAQYDSEVVYHSIQEDLVKQGVIYTDIETALHEHEEIVKKYWMTLIPPTDHKWAALHGAVWSGGSFVYVPAGVQVEIPLQSYFRLNAPGAGQFEHTMIIVEEGAKLHFIEGCSAPKYDVSNLHAGAVELFVKDNATLRYSTIENWSKNMYNLNTKRCVVGKNGTIEWVSGSFGSKVSCLYPMSILNGEGAHAEFTGVTFAGEGQFLDTGCKVVHNAPYTTSNVNSKSISKSGGAAIYRGLLKIGPKAEHSKATVSCESLMLDAESQSDTIPAIIVENDNVDLGHEAKIGRISDEAIFYLMTRGISEEEARAMLVRGFVEPISKELPLEYAVEMNNLINLELEGSIG; encoded by the coding sequence ATGGAAGAAAGAAAGAAAACCCAAGTCGCGGATATGGACCGTGGCGTCTATGATATAAAGAACGAATTTGAATATTCTTATATCTCTGATGCCGGTTTAACAGAAGATATTATCCGTGAGATTTGGTCTAATAAAAATGAACCAGAATGGATGCTCGATTTCCGTTTAAAGTCTTTGGAAATCTATAATCGCATGGGCATTCCGAATTGGATTCCTGATATCTCGGGCTTAGATATGGCAAATATTCATACATATGTTAAGCCTAAAGTAGATATGAAAGAAAACTGGGATGAAGTTCCAGAAGAAATTAAAAGTACTTTTGACCGCTTAGGTATTCCAGAAGCGGAAAAAACATCTCTAGCTGGTGTTGGTGCTCAATATGATTCTGAAGTTGTTTACCACAGTATTCAAGAAGATCTTGTTAAGCAAGGTGTTATCTATACTGATATCGAAACAGCATTACATGAACATGAAGAAATCGTAAAAAAATACTGGATGACATTAATTCCACCTACAGACCATAAATGGGCTGCTCTTCACGGTGCCGTTTGGTCTGGTGGTTCCTTCGTATACGTTCCTGCAGGTGTACAAGTAGAGATTCCATTGCAATCTTACTTCCGTTTGAATGCACCAGGTGCTGGTCAGTTCGAACATACGATGATTATCGTAGAAGAAGGGGCTAAATTGCACTTTATCGAAGGTTGTTCTGCTCCTAAGTATGATGTGTCTAACCTTCATGCAGGCGCTGTTGAACTGTTCGTTAAAGACAATGCTACATTGCGTTATTCTACAATTGAAAACTGGTCTAAAAACATGTACAACCTTAACACAAAACGTTGTGTAGTAGGTAAAAATGGTACAATTGAGTGGGTATCTGGTTCCTTTGGCTCCAAAGTTTCTTGTTTGTACCCAATGAGTATTCTCAACGGTGAAGGTGCACATGCTGAATTTACAGGTGTAACATTCGCTGGTGAAGGACAATTCCTCGATACAGGTTGTAAAGTGGTACATAATGCACCATATACAACAAGTAATGTAAACTCTAAATCCATTTCTAAATCCGGTGGCGCTGCAATTTATCGTGGCCTTTTGAAGATTGGTCCTAAAGCTGAGCATTCCAAAGCAACCGTTTCTTGTGAATCCTTGATGCTTGATGCTGAGTCTCAATCTGATACAATCCCAGCTATTATCGTAGAAAATGACAATGTGGATTTAGGTCATGAAGCTAAAATCGGTCGTATTTCCGACGAGGCAATTTTCTATCTTATGACTCGTGGTATTAGTGAAGAAGAAGCTCGTGCGATGCTCGTTCGTGGCTTTGTAGAGCCAATCTCTAAAGAATTGCCACTTGAATATGCAGTAGAAATGAACAATCTAATCAATCTTGAATTAGAAGGTTCTATCGGTTAA
- the sufC gene encoding Fe-S cluster assembly ATPase SufC, whose product MAELLQIKDLKVSVEEKQILKGIDLTINKGEIHVVMGTNGAGKSTLANAIMGNSTYTVDSGSIIFDGKDITEDAVNDRAKAGIFMSFQNPISIPGITVENFIRTAKSTITGENVRALSFKKELKEKMDELSFDLSYAQRYVNEGFSGGERKKNEILQMSILNPKLAILDETDSGLDVDAVRIVSEGVQRFHNEENAVLIITHHNQILQKLKPDYVHVLINGKIVKTGDASLVREIEEKGYDAYKALA is encoded by the coding sequence TTGGCTGAATTACTTCAGATAAAAGATTTAAAGGTATCTGTTGAAGAGAAACAAATCTTGAAAGGTATTGATTTAACAATTAATAAAGGTGAAATTCATGTTGTGATGGGGACAAATGGTGCTGGTAAATCTACACTTGCTAATGCAATCATGGGTAACTCTACATATACAGTAGATAGTGGTTCTATCATTTTTGATGGTAAGGATATTACGGAAGATGCAGTAAACGATCGTGCAAAAGCGGGTATTTTTATGTCCTTCCAAAATCCAATTTCTATTCCTGGTATTACTGTAGAAAACTTCATTCGTACAGCTAAATCCACAATTACTGGTGAAAATGTACGTGCATTATCTTTCAAAAAAGAATTGAAAGAAAAAATGGATGAATTGTCCTTTGATTTATCTTATGCGCAACGTTATGTAAATGAAGGCTTCTCTGGTGGTGAACGCAAGAAGAATGAAATTCTTCAAATGTCCATTTTGAATCCTAAATTGGCTATTCTTGATGAAACTGATTCTGGCCTTGACGTAGATGCGGTTCGTATCGTATCTGAAGGTGTACAACGTTTCCATAACGAAGAAAATGCTGTATTAATCATTACTCATCATAACCAAATCTTGCAAAAACTAAAACCAGACTATGTTCATGTGTTGATCAATGGCAAGATTGTTAAAACTGGTGATGCTTCTCTTGTACGTGAAATCGAAGAAAAAGGTTATGACGCATACAAAGCATTAGCATAG
- a CDS encoding diaminopimelate decarboxylase family protein, protein MNKKTVPFTSEQLENIIAQYPTPFHIYDEEGIIENMKSFINAFSWNKGFKQYFAVKATPNPYIMRLLQKLGVGADCSSLAELILCEKVGITGHDIMFTSNDTPYVEYKKALEMGAIINLDDITHIEYLEKNHGSLPDTFCVRYNPGSLKEGGNTIIGLPEEAKYGMTREQIFEAYKQLQAKGVKHFGIHTMVVSNELDIDGLVGTAELCFNLAVDIKKELGITVEFIDLGGGVGVAYKPEQTPVDFRALSKGVEEAYNRILVANGLIDVALAYECGRMVTGSFGYLVSTAIHKKDIYRHYIGLDACMANLMRPALYGSYHHITVMGKENAPKDHVYDVTGSLCENNDKFAIQRELPKIDIGDRVIIHDAGAHGHSMGFNYNGKLRSAELLLHKDGSVTQIRRAETYDDLFGTLDFSNL, encoded by the coding sequence ATGAACAAAAAAACAGTTCCATTCACGTCAGAACAATTAGAAAATATTATTGCTCAGTATCCAACTCCATTCCATATTTATGATGAAGAAGGAATTATTGAGAATATGAAATCTTTCATCAATGCATTCTCTTGGAATAAGGGATTCAAGCAATATTTTGCAGTTAAAGCAACTCCAAATCCATATATCATGCGTTTATTACAAAAACTTGGAGTTGGTGCAGATTGCTCTTCCTTAGCGGAATTAATTTTATGTGAAAAGGTGGGTATTACAGGACATGATATTATGTTCACATCTAATGACACACCATATGTGGAGTATAAAAAAGCACTTGAAATGGGTGCAATCATCAATCTTGATGATATTACGCATATAGAATATTTAGAAAAAAATCACGGCTCTTTGCCAGATACATTCTGCGTGCGTTATAATCCGGGTTCTTTAAAAGAAGGAGGCAATACAATTATTGGCCTTCCTGAAGAAGCTAAATATGGTATGACACGCGAACAAATATTTGAAGCGTACAAACAATTACAAGCTAAAGGTGTAAAACACTTTGGTATTCATACAATGGTTGTTTCTAACGAACTTGATATTGACGGTTTAGTTGGTACAGCAGAGCTTTGCTTTAATCTTGCTGTAGATATTAAAAAAGAACTTGGTATCACTGTTGAATTTATTGATTTAGGTGGAGGTGTAGGTGTAGCTTATAAACCAGAACAAACACCAGTAGACTTCCGCGCATTAAGCAAGGGTGTAGAAGAAGCGTATAATCGGATTTTAGTAGCTAATGGACTTATTGATGTAGCATTGGCTTATGAATGTGGGCGTATGGTAACCGGTTCATTTGGTTACCTTGTTTCTACTGCTATTCATAAAAAAGATATTTATCGTCATTACATCGGTTTAGATGCTTGTATGGCAAATCTTATGCGTCCGGCGTTGTATGGCTCTTATCATCATATTACCGTAATGGGGAAAGAAAATGCTCCCAAGGATCATGTATATGATGTAACAGGCTCCTTATGTGAAAATAATGATAAATTTGCTATTCAACGAGAGCTGCCAAAAATTGATATTGGAGATCGTGTCATCATTCACGATGCTGGTGCACATGGACATTCTATGGGTTTCAATTATAATGGTAAATTACGTTCTGCAGAGTTATTGCTACATAAAGATGGCTCTGTTACACAAATTCGTCGTGCTGAAACATACGATGATTTATTTGGAACTCTTGATTTTTCAAACCTATAA
- a CDS encoding DoxX family protein: protein MLNFIFKSKPNYVNFGLLIYRLALGISMFYHGYLKWLSGAEGLYKVGTMLAPLGVSGGYEMLGTMAALAEMIGGILIAVGLFTRIGAILVVGTLATATIVSLNGSFFSWDYPSQLGFGALMLFFAGAGRFSLDKALFK, encoded by the coding sequence ATGTTGAACTTTATTTTTAAAAGTAAACCTAATTATGTAAATTTTGGCTTATTAATTTATCGCCTTGCATTGGGCATTTCCATGTTTTATCATGGTTATTTAAAATGGCTTAGCGGAGCTGAAGGACTCTACAAAGTAGGAACTATGTTGGCACCTTTAGGTGTATCCGGTGGTTATGAGATGCTAGGCACTATGGCAGCACTTGCAGAAATGATTGGTGGTATTCTCATTGCAGTAGGATTATTTACACGTATTGGTGCTATTCTAGTTGTAGGTACTTTAGCAACTGCGACTATTGTGAGTTTGAATGGTAGTTTCTTTAGCTGGGACTACCCATCTCAATTAGGCTTTGGTGCACTTATGTTATTCTTTGCTGGTGCTGGTCGCTTTAGTTTAGATAAAGCTTTATTTAAATAA
- the groL gene encoding chaperonin GroEL (60 kDa chaperone family; promotes refolding of misfolded polypeptides especially under stressful conditions; forms two stacked rings of heptamers to form a barrel-shaped 14mer; ends can be capped by GroES; misfolded proteins enter the barrel where they are refolded when GroES binds) produces MAKEILFNEEARRALGRGVDQLANAVKVTLGPKGRNVVLDKKFGSPTITNDGVTIARDIELPDPFENMGAQLVKEVATKTNDVAGDGTTTATVLAQAMIQEGMRNVAAGANPMILKKGIETAVKTLVEEIKKRSIKVSGKAEIAQVASVSAADEEIGGLIAEAMEKVGNDGVITVEESKGLQTALNVVEGMQFDRGYISPYMVTDPDRMEAVMDNPYILITDRKISAIADMLPTLEKVVKVGKELLIIAEDVEGEALATLVVNRLRGTFKAVAVKAPGFGDRRKAMLEDIAILTGGTVITEDMGRKLDSVELEDLGTARQVRITKDETTIIDGAGDKDVIAKRINQIRAQVEETSSDFDREKLQERLAKLSGGVAVIEVGAATEVEMKDKKLRIEDALNATRAAVEEGIVAGGGTTFIDIIPALNTLKATGDVQTGINLVKRAVEEPLRQIAYNAGLEGSVVVEKVKNTEAGVGFNALTEEYIDMVKAGIVDPAKVTRSALQNAASIASLVLTTETIVADKVDENAAVPAMPPMGGMGGMM; encoded by the coding sequence ATGGCAAAAGAAATCTTGTTTAATGAAGAAGCTCGTCGTGCTTTAGGTCGTGGCGTAGATCAATTAGCAAATGCTGTAAAAGTTACATTAGGTCCAAAAGGTCGTAATGTTGTGTTGGATAAAAAATTCGGTTCCCCAACAATTACAAATGATGGTGTAACTATTGCTCGCGATATCGAACTTCCAGATCCATTTGAAAACATGGGTGCTCAGTTGGTAAAAGAAGTTGCTACTAAAACTAACGACGTAGCAGGTGATGGTACTACTACTGCCACAGTATTGGCACAAGCTATGATTCAAGAAGGTATGCGCAATGTAGCAGCTGGTGCTAACCCAATGATTTTGAAAAAAGGTATTGAAACAGCAGTAAAAACTTTAGTTGAAGAAATCAAAAAACGCTCTATTAAAGTTTCTGGTAAAGCTGAAATTGCTCAAGTTGCAAGTGTATCTGCTGCTGACGAAGAAATCGGTGGTTTGATTGCTGAAGCTATGGAAAAGGTTGGTAATGACGGTGTTATTACTGTTGAAGAATCCAAAGGTTTGCAAACTGCATTAAATGTAGTAGAAGGTATGCAATTTGATCGTGGTTACATTTCCCCTTACATGGTAACTGACCCTGATCGTATGGAAGCTGTTATGGATAACCCATATATCTTGATTACTGATCGTAAAATCAGTGCTATCGCAGATATGTTGCCAACACTTGAAAAAGTAGTAAAAGTAGGCAAAGAACTTCTTATTATCGCTGAAGATGTAGAAGGGGAAGCGTTGGCTACATTAGTAGTAAACCGTTTGCGTGGTACATTCAAAGCTGTAGCTGTTAAAGCTCCTGGCTTTGGTGATCGTCGTAAAGCTATGCTTGAAGATATCGCTATCTTAACTGGCGGTACGGTAATCACTGAAGATATGGGCCGTAAGCTTGATTCTGTAGAACTTGAAGATCTTGGTACAGCTCGTCAAGTTCGCATCACTAAAGATGAAACTACAATCATCGATGGCGCAGGTGATAAAGATGTAATTGCTAAACGCATTAACCAAATCCGTGCACAAGTTGAAGAAACATCTTCTGATTTCGACCGTGAAAAATTACAAGAACGTCTAGCTAAATTGTCCGGTGGTGTTGCAGTTATCGAAGTAGGTGCTGCTACAGAAGTTGAAATGAAAGATAAGAAACTTCGCATTGAAGACGCATTGAACGCAACCCGTGCAGCTGTCGAAGAAGGTATCGTAGCTGGTGGTGGTACTACATTCATCGATATCATCCCTGCATTGAATACATTGAAAGCTACTGGTGATGTTCAAACTGGTATTAACCTTGTAAAACGCGCTGTAGAAGAACCACTTCGTCAAATTGCATACAACGCTGGTCTCGAAGGTTCTGTAGTAGTAGAAAAAGTTAAAAATACTGAAGCTGGTGTAGGTTTCAATGCCTTGACTGAAGAATACATCGATATGGTTAAAGCTGGTATTGTTGACCCTGCAAAAGTTACTCGTTCTGCCCTTCAAAATGCCGCATCTATCGCATCTCTTGTATTAACTACTGAAACAATCGTAGCTGATAAGGTAGATGAAAATGCAGCAGTTCCTGCAATGCCTCCAATGGGTGGTATGGGCGGTATGATGTAA
- the groES gene encoding co-chaperone GroES, protein MLKPLADRVLIRLEAKEEKTKSGIFLPDTAKEKPQEGVVVAVGAGKVYDNGQRVAPEVKVGDTVMFAKYAGSELEIDGATHLIISERDILAVL, encoded by the coding sequence ATGTTAAAACCATTAGCTGACCGCGTTCTTATCCGTCTAGAAGCAAAAGAAGAAAAAACTAAAAGTGGTATCTTCCTTCCTGATACAGCAAAAGAAAAACCTCAAGAAGGTGTAGTTGTAGCTGTAGGTGCTGGTAAAGTATATGACAATGGTCAACGTGTAGCTCCAGAAGTTAAAGTTGGCGACACTGTTATGTTCGCAAAATATGCTGGTAGCGAATTAGAAATTGATGGTGCTACTCATTTGATTATTAGCGAACGCGATATTTTAGCAGTATTATAA
- a CDS encoding ANTAR domain-containing response regulator, with amino-acid sequence MRVLIVDDESLIRMDLRDIIESCGHEVVAEGTNGVEALELCKKHKPDIILMDVKMPELDGIEAARQIGFHHEAPVVLLTSYSQQDLIDKARDSGVYGYLIKPVREEQLVPSLEMALGRYKSDAQLREKMAELEQSLEDRKIIQKGTGILMELYSISEAEAYNRIRTLSMNKQISIIETCNLIIKQSNKSNNI; translated from the coding sequence ATGCGCGTTTTAATCGTGGATGATGAATCTCTAATACGTATGGACTTACGGGATATTATTGAGTCTTGTGGTCATGAAGTCGTTGCAGAAGGTACAAATGGTGTTGAAGCTTTAGAACTTTGTAAAAAACATAAGCCAGATATTATATTGATGGATGTTAAAATGCCAGAATTAGATGGTATTGAGGCGGCACGTCAAATTGGCTTTCACCATGAAGCACCTGTAGTATTATTAACAAGTTATAGCCAGCAAGATTTAATCGATAAGGCTCGAGATTCTGGTGTATATGGCTATTTAATTAAACCAGTACGGGAGGAACAGTTAGTTCCTTCCTTAGAGATGGCTTTAGGTCGCTATAAAAGTGATGCTCAGTTGCGCGAAAAGATGGCTGAGCTAGAACAGTCATTAGAAGATCGTAAAATCATTCAAAAGGGAACTGGTATATTAATGGAACTATATTCTATATCTGAAGCGGAAGCGTATAATCGCATTCGCACCTTAAGTATGAATAAACAAATATCTATTATAGAAACATGTAATCTCATCATTAAACAGTCTAATAAGTCAAATAACATCTAA